Proteins encoded within one genomic window of Candidatus Methylomirabilota bacterium:
- a CDS encoding ABC transporter substrate-binding protein, producing the protein MTWRRTLAVLATLVALLPAGGAWAGPATDQLHQSVDHVLKVLEDPELRKDRRSAERRAAIRAIANQIFDFAAISQRALGRHWPARTPAERDEFIRLFGDLLERSYIAKIEGYTGERILYTGESADGDLVTVRTRIVTRQGTEVPVDYKMSAQGERWRAYDVHIEGVSLVANYRTQFNAIISRASFEELITRLKAKRDERPEPPRQAP; encoded by the coding sequence ATGACCTGGCGCCGCACGCTCGCCGTGCTCGCCACGCTCGTCGCGCTCCTCCCGGCCGGCGGCGCGTGGGCCGGGCCCGCCACCGATCAGCTCCACCAGAGCGTGGATCACGTGCTGAAGGTGCTCGAGGACCCCGAGCTCCGGAAGGACCGCCGGTCGGCCGAGCGCCGCGCCGCCATCCGGGCGATCGCCAACCAGATCTTCGACTTCGCCGCGATCTCGCAGCGCGCGCTCGGCCGTCACTGGCCGGCGCGCACGCCGGCCGAGCGCGACGAGTTCATCCGGCTCTTCGGCGATCTCCTCGAGCGCTCCTACATCGCCAAGATCGAGGGCTACACGGGCGAGCGCATCCTCTACACCGGCGAGAGCGCGGACGGAGATCTCGTGACGGTGCGCACGCGGATCGTCACGCGGCAGGGCACCGAGGTGCCCGTGGACTACAAGATGTCTGCGCAGGGCGAGCGCTGGCGCGCCTACGACGTGCACATCGAGGGCGTGAGCCTCGTCGCCAACTACCGCACCCAGTTCAACGCGATCATCTCGCGCGCGTCGTTCGAGGAGCTGATCACGAGGCTCAAGGCCAAGCGAGACGAGCGTCCCGAGCCGCCGCGTCAGGCTCCGTAG